Sequence from the Primulina huaijiensis isolate GDHJ02 chromosome 16, ASM1229523v2, whole genome shotgun sequence genome:
CAACAGGGCTCTTGTTCTATCCAACAAGGTCTTGTTCATCATCTCCACCACTCCATTCtattgaggtgtgtaagccgtcgtaaactgtcttttgatgctcTCATGTTGACAAAGTGCATCAAATtcatcactggtatattctcttccattgtcagtcctcaaacacttgattttcttttcagaatcaaATTCAACCCGCACtttaaaatctttgaagatctggaaaacatctgatttcttcttgattggatacatctaaaatctcctagagaaatcatgaatgaacgagacaaagtatctcacTTCTCCTATGTATACAATTgatgcttgccaaacatcctaATGAATCAGCTCTAGTATGCTTTTGCTTCTAACAGTAAAAGTACCTAACTTTAATCTGTTTTGTTTACTGATAAaacaatgctcacaaaaaggTCGTGAAACTTTTGTAAGTCtcggcagcagcttccgttctaaGAGAATCTTCAACCTTCGTtttgacatatgcccgagctttctatgccataacactgttaattcttcacccaaaccaattgatgcaacaactaattctgcctctttgtgtgtttctcccaaaagtacatacagatttgcagcaatttTTTCTGCCTTCATCACCATAAGAGCACCCTTCACAATTTCATAATCTCGTTCTCGAGATGAGTTTTGTACCCGATCGATATCATCCAATTGCCCTAaggacaaaatatttttcgttaGTCCATTCACTTGTCGTACCTcttgtatggtgcgaatggtgccatcaaacatttttattttgatagtacTGACACCAGAAATTggcaaggcatgatcatttcccatgataCAGATCATTCTAAgaatggttcataatgatcaaaatttgtgcctgccttctgcaactgttgccGCATCATGTGCCACGTcactcctgaatccataatccacgTGTCACGAAATTTGTGCTTGCCTTCTGCTACTGTTGCCGCTtttctgaataatatttcaccactgcctaaagtactggccacatttccttgagaactcttaTCGAttctcgtacactctttcttgaagtgcctcTTACCACCACATTTAAtgtagtaaatatttttctttttacttctcgactttgatttAACTCATCTTTAGTCCCattggagtcacggtccataaatcttcctcttatcattaGTAAAGCCTCTGCAGGCTTCgaagttaccaacctatcttctttatttattgttggttatgttgatgataagttgatcgtatgaatctggtagactttgaagtagaagctccgcacgttcatttttctctattttatgTCCCATTAAAGTGAGTTGggaaaatagagtatttagtgtattgatatggtcggtcatcgatgatgATTCTGTCATCAGAAGAGTATAAAGcattctctttaggaaaatctttTTGTGTAGACTTGACCTCGTTCATATTTGTTAGAGTATCGCAGATAagttttgttgtttttatctCAAATATACTTGACAGGACTTCATCTGCTATAATCAAGTGTAAATGGGCAACAaaattatcattcatctcattccacttttcaACGTCCGTCATTTCATCGATCGAACTAAAATAGCCGCCAATCAATTatcttttcttaaaactgcttgtatctttatttacCACAACACAAAATTGCTTCTATTGAACTTTGTTATCTCGTACATGTCTGTCATTATGTCTATAacaatttagtagactggacaaaataattctgtattaataaaaaaatctcaaaaaaacttttatgatgtagaagatcagtctaggctgcaaatacagagcatactcagaattttaagaaattttaaaccaatgttctgataccacttgttggtctcaCATGCAGCAAAttgagataataatatgaaaataaaatataaaacttgACACCGAGTTTTACGTGgaaaactcctaaaaattattagggtaaaaaccacggacaagatgaaaagaaatatactataatatttatggtgtacaaccactcactgtgtttccaaagagaacacactctctcaATATAAGAAAACAAAACACCTCACTAATATTATAGAATTACACACTCAAAGCAGAAGAGATGCTCAAGAGAAGAGCTGAAGGAACTTTGGGATGATAAGAATGGTGAAAGGGAGCTCTATTTTATAGAGCTCTCTCAATGCCTCGACGTTTGTGACAACAAAAATACTCCCAACCATCAACCACTTCATTCCCTATTAAATGATTGCCGACAGAGGTCATCGTCCGGAAGCCTAGGTCGGGGCGACCACTTACCATCGTTGGTGAATGACATCGAAAGATTGAATAAATCATCGAGCCTCTAGTCCAAGTGCATCTTCTTCCATTGCGGCCAATTTTTGTTCAACTTCCGACGCAAGGGAGAATATAACCAGATGTCCATGTTGTCGATTGGCTAGATTCTGGAGCACCATCGTCCTGCgtgatttttcttaaaaaaatgtttGGCCGACCGATTACATGGCAGCGTGGGTGCGGTGAAGGGTTGGACGGGGTCGGCCATCCATAGGCAGTACTCGACGGGCGACAATCTAGATGGAGGTGAAATGGGGTGATAATCTAGTGAATCTAGGgtttaatttcgaaaatatgtgGTTCGGATTTGGGGAATTTTTTCAATTTGGagagtttttaaattttaaggattttttgactgctaatatttaaaattttggattttctaatattttgaacttcaaaaatattatcttaccaaaattatggatttttttatgattaaaatttatttggataagatatatcaaatattatgatttattttctAGTTGTGTATATTATCCCCAAATGTTGTGATATGAGTTGCATGAAATTTAATGTTatccttgaattttatttcaCATGCAAACGAGGATTACttgttcatatatatatatatatataattatggtTATGCTTCGataattttatgaataaattaaGTTAAATTATGTTTTGGGTTATAAATATGTAATATATGTATAATTAAGTTGAATTATAATTAATGTGACATAACAAAGTGTCTAGAGAGTTTTTCTATAAAGAGTTTAAATTTCCATGACTAGCAACTGGTCTCACTGGAAAACATTGCTCCTTACCTAATTTACCTCGGAGCACTTTTGGAAAATGTGAATTATGTTATCAAATCATTATTAtggaaaaaatgaaatgaaaccaaCATTTATGTCTAATGAACCctatgattttaaataattaaggttTATCAAGATAATTAATAATGCAAAATTATACATTATATGAATTTTAGTCACATAATAAGCATATATTGTAATTAATTGTGtatgcataattatttttaccaaaCATGGATCTTTATTATATTtgtgtaattaattaggataaaatataaaaatttaatttttcttaatttaaacAGAATGGttgggaaaaattattttgttagtTCTATTGTAAAACTATGtaaaatataattgaattatAACTTTAGCCCACAGGAAAACTATGTCATTCGATTCTattaatatgatttaaattggtaaaacatgatattttcaTTAAAGTATTTAAGTAACAAGCatgcttatttaatttatgctaTACAACTTGTTAATTATCTGATATGCATTGTGACATCCGAGAACTTATAAAGGGTGATAATTACGAAGTCTAGAAGGAAAGAGTGTCCTTCAATTAGGGTGGAGGGACATTGAATATGCCATAAGGAAAGATGAACCACCTGTCATAGATGAATTTAGCGAACCTGATGaggttgatctttatgaaaagtGAGCAACGTAATCGCCTCTGCTATATGTTCATAAATACTAAAATATCAGTGGGTATTCTAGTTCGGGTGAGGGGCATGGAAAGGTCAAGGAACTATTTAAGACAAATGATGAAAAATTTGCAACTTCAGATAAGTCTATTGCCATTATCTTAATAAAAAGAGTTTCATCATTAAGGCTCACTAGTGTGAAAGTTGTGTGACATCACATCATGAAAATGAGGGATACGATGGCTCAATCGAGGAAACTTGAAGTGAAAATatctgataaattttttttgcatttcATTTTATGCATTCTTGCTCAGCAATATGGACCTTTCAAAATTTCCTACAGCGCATATTAATATAAGTGGTTAATCAACGAGTCGGAATCAAGTGATactgtagcgcccttacccgagccactactaaacagactactaagcatgcaacattaaatcttaataacaacaattaaacagcggaaaccaaataacttaatcatcttacaacccaaattaaaacagaataaacaacagcagtcttaaacattaatacaaccatatcgaaaacataattctgaacgagaaaacgataaaccacacataaaacctccactggatcaccaccgaaaacccaactgctctagccactgccttGGTCGTCcgcaccgtccaacctaagacctgccccgtgaaatggggtgcccaagatgaaaacaaggacgtgagcgataatcgcccaatacgagaatgtacgagtatacaaactgatatgatgcatgcgaaatgaaATATGCTCGGAtgtcaaggatcaagtcaagaatctcatgctcagtctagaggcgcctgagtgtgtagtctctgatctgccctaggcatgttttggctcccacactcatcatcaatacgtggacctacaatgtccaggacATCAGAGCCTGCGGGTctcgtcggacactgtagctctcgatgccccatcgtccacaatacagaatagggctgagcggccccaacaaacgaggtatatctcaaaatatatcaggctcaacatgatatgtcatgcataatatgtcaaaatagtaaaccatgtataatgcaacacataaatatgcagcatataagtgtgtatactacgcttggatatctcagtcagtacatcacgtacctcactaaaacaatctgacagaaagctcttaacctagacaataccaacaatatgaaatcactatcaaaccagattctgaattaccaaacatgctataaagttcttcctaaaggctttaggattatacctgcgtccgtcgtcagcccgctgatgatgtctcgatctcagttcaccgaccccccttcgagtcgacactagctccgaaacttcccgacaccaaagtgctctagaaactggctagaaaacctaaggtaaaagactagaactctctctgaaggatgcggtgtaggaaacaaaagaattcggcttccatttataggctgcatccggactatttcagaaatccaaatcaatcttatctgccacgtgtcagaatctatTTCGTCcggttggatttctcgagataacgtaatcggaagtaaATCGGGTTAACCATTTAAgattcggtggatccaacatATTAATcacaaattatcaattcgttaataatactaattaacaactctttaattatctcttaattaatacttcattcaaaataagaatgcGGGCCATTACATCTTCCCCTCCttaaaaagatttcgtcctcgaaatcagaactgaagtacaaaacaactgaataaaatacatgtaatgacccgatttaattatatgttatttgacgataattaagattaattattttaaattgaagaatttaaaataattaagtcaaataattaaatcgtgtgtttaaaatatgtattagaaaatatcggtttatagacgatattaaaatacgtatttaaattttatagcacacgagagttgaaataaaatagaccgGGTCAAATTTCAAACTCTGAAAAgataaacacacacatataatattatatatatatatatatatatatattataatttaaaaaaataaaataaaaaaagacaaTCATCATCACCGATTTCACCTCTCTCCACCGTAACTTCTGTCCAAAAATCTTCAAACCACCGCCGCCACTTTGACCGCCGATTATGGCCACACCGGTGatcgaaaaattaaaataaatacatatttgGAAAGCCCATGACGAGAGCTATCCATTGATACCACTCTTGCTAGGTAAAATCTCGATTTCGGAAAACCCGTCGAAAAATGCCGTCGGTTTCACCGCTAAAATTGCCGTCTTCCGCCGCTCAAAAGTAAAAATTGATTGAGGGGTTTTGTTCCTTATGTTGTAAGCTTTCTTTTGataccacttttgcaaattttcgAGAACGACCCGTCGGCTCTGATTTTGTGCATGATTTCCGGTCATCTTCTCCGGCGAGTTCGCCGCCTGTTGCCGGTCAGCTTCGGTTTAGGCTCGAGTTTAGCCACTGTTATTGGACGTACAAGCTGTATCGGTACGAATTGTTGTCTATgtgaatttaatataatttcgaCTCAAATATTGTAttattactaattaattattgggTTATTATTGTAGGTTCCGGAATTGTACGAGTTGGAGGTATAATCTGGTGAACTAGGCGAATATTggaattttatgaatttaaaatgcctaaatagttgaaattagattgttagtgaatttaaatggttgtggaatttttatatgataataagaccatttaaattaatattcaggtgATTTGTATGAGTTGGCATTTCCAGGACTTTCTTGAGTATTTAAGTTACTGGTAAATTAGTTGAGGTACATAGAGATCAGTTATTTTCACGATGTCTGACAGAGGCATCTGATGATCCTGTGTATGATTTATTtgctatttgttgatttatatgatattatatgatgactcgcatattatcagttggtaattgatgtgcaaaataaaataaaatatttcttttgttcacacacattttattttagttagacacatcaataccactgaacatatcatattgagcctatctgttattgagatccagttatatttcggttgagatccgtgatatatatgatatgatatggtgttCTGGAGATGTTTGGCTATCTTGATTCGGTCCGGCTTAGGTAGTTGCTGGCTTCAAGGCTGGGCCATATCCCAGGCACGGTCCGCTGAGTCGTGGACCAGCTCgagcatatatgtatgattgttgatatcgatcatttgattcctgatatcctgatatcttgcacttgtacatgcattgcattcatgcatggcATCATTGCATTGCTATGTCATATATCGTGGTTTCTTGATGTCTCCTACTGGGTTTCTGACCTCGGAGAGGGGGCTGTCGTGTCTTTTGTGTGTGGACATGACAGGTGGTATAGGTGGTTCGACCTCAGGTGCTCGAGAGGAAGCCTCAGGAAGTACCAGAGCTCCTTGAGAGTAGGTTCAGTTGTATTTAGGTACTGCTCGGTGTTGCTGTCTCCCAgatactatatgtatatatttggaggATTGTATTTTGGTATTATCGAGCCTTGTCGGctctatgatattttggtttgtaTATGTCATGATTGTGTGTCTGGCTGACACATGTTTATGTTGTTATGTTTATTGAGGGcatatgttgtttattttgagtatttgattttctggtatgtcctatttatgagaaagtcatgacgaaatttttataggcCCAAATGCAAATTTTTAACTCACTTTTCCGCTGTTTACTGATTAATCATGATTGCATGTTAATAAATCGTTATTAGGATAACGGGccctcacagttggtatcagagcgtagaCTGGGATACGCTCGTACTAGAGTTAGTACACTCAAGTTTTGGCACAAGAGATTTGTGCGCATGTGTTTGCTTATTTGAAATTACTTGCTCTTGTCTGGTGTGAATTACATGTTAGTATCTTAGTGATATGACATGTAGACTATACATTGGAGTTTTATTTCGGTGCTTTGGATTATATTGACGTTATTGAATATTTTGGGAATTTAACCTTAAATTCTTTAGCATGGCTACTAGAGGAAATAAAGGGAAAGGAAAAGAAGTGGCTCAAGAGTCTGGGGCACAAAATGTCGGAGGAAATGACAGAGTTCCTCGAGGTAGACGCGAGCGTCCTGCTGCAGAGGTAGCCGCTAGAGCTGATGCAGAGGTAGAACAGTTGGTGCACAGAGTTGATGAAATGGAATTGGCTGTAGCTCGATTTCAGAATATGCATCATGCGAAATTCTTTGGGAATGAAGGCAGTGATCGAGCAGAAGGATGGCTAAAGCACATGGAATTCTTGTTCAACGCGGTACATTATGATTCTGATAGAAGGTTTACTATGGCAGTTCTCCAACTACGGGATCGTGCACAGCGTTGGTGGGAGGCTACTACCAATGTACTGCAACAAACAGGTAGTCAGATCACTTGGGAGGTGTTTCGTGCTAAATTTCTCCAAGAATATGCTCCACCATCCTACTACTCAGCCAGAGAATCAGAATTTCATCGACTAGTGCAGGGCAATATGTCTGTTGAAGAATATGCTCGACAACTTTCTGCTCTTCTCACTTATGTACCACATGTGGCTGTtagtgaaaaagaaaaaatttcaaaatttttggaaggACTGGActttcaaatacatgctatggTTATGGCTGGGTCGCCTACAACTTATGCCGAAGCTGTGGACAAGGCGATTGGAATTGAGGCGGGGTTGAGACGAGGAAAACAACCACAGGCTCCACAAATGCCTAGTAGTGGTTCATATTTTTCAGCAGGTACACCGTCTTTTCCATCTCAACAGTCCTACCAACAGAAACAAAAACAATTTAGACCAAAgggcaaaaaatttaaaaagaaatatcaGTCCAGTTCCTCTAGTTCGAGCAGTTCACAAAGTGCGACAGGTGGACAGTACCCCGTGATTTACTGTGATCGATGTGGAGGAAGACATCCTACTGCACAGTGAAGTGGAGTACAGGGTTCATGTCATACTTGTGGTCAGTCAGAGCATTATGCCAGAGTTTGTCCGAGCCGTGCACAGGGACAGATGCAGCCACAGCAGTTGCCTTATGCCAGAGGTAGTATTCCAGGTGGCTCATCTCAGCGACCATTTGCTCCTGCACCGTCCTATCAGCAGTCTAGTTACCCACAGGTCAGGGGTAATGTGCCACAATCTTTTCAGGGTCCCCAACAAGCCCGAGTATATGCTTTGACCGAGGATCAGGCTAGAGAGGCTCCAGGCGNAAGTGGAGTACAGGGTTCATGTCATACTTGTGGTCAGTCAGAGCATTATGCCAGAGTTTGTCCGAGCCGTGCACAGGGACAGATGCAGCCACAGCAGTTGCCTTATGCCAGAGGTAGTATTCCAGGTGGCTCATCTCAGCGACCATTTGCTCCTGCACCGTCCTATCAGCAGTCTAGTTACCCACAGGTCAGGGGTAATGTGCCACAATCTTTTCAGGGTCCCCAACAAGCTCGAGTATATGCTTTGACCGAGGATCAGGCTAGAGAGGCTCCAGGCGGGGTGATCGCAGGTACTTGCCTTATTTACGATCATATTGCACGAGTTTTATTTGATACTGGGgcatctcattcattcattGCATCTGATTATGTTGATGAATATGAACTTTGGACTACACCATTTCATGAAACTGTATCTGTGTCTACGCCAGCTGGTCGATTTATTCCATCTGGGCAAATTGTATTAGACTGTGTGTTGCATTTCGATGATAGCATTATGATCACAAACTTGATTGTATTACCGAtgcatgattttgattgtatcatTGGTATGGACACACTATCTAGTTatcgagccactgtagattgttttcatggTGTAGTACGATTTAGGCCATACTATGGTAACAAATGGATTTTTTATGGTCGAGGATCACAAGCTAAGATAACGTTAGTCTCAGCGATGGAAATGTTTTGATTATTATCTTTAGGAAATGagggatatatgatttatgctgTGGATGCTACAAAGAAAGAACCGAAATTATCTGATATCCCAATAGCAAAAGAATTCCCCGATGTCTTTCCTGAAGAAATACCAGGCTTTCCACCGCAAAGAGAAATTGATTTTAGCATCGACTTGATGCCGGGTACTGCTCCGATCTCTAGAGCGGCGTACAGAATGGCTCCTGCAgaactgaaagaattgaaagagcagttaCAGGATTTACTCGAAAAAGGTTATATACGCCCTAGTATGTCACCCTGGGGAGCACCTGtactgttcgtaaagaagaaagatggttccatgagaatgtgcattgattataggcAGCTCAATCGAGTCactgttaaaaataaatacCCTCTGCCTAGaattgatgacttgtttgatcaacttCAAGGAAATTCTGTttattcg
This genomic interval carries:
- the LOC140962188 gene encoding uncharacterized protein, which translates into the protein MATRGNKGKGKEVAQESGAQNVGGNDRVPRGRRERPAAEVAARADAEVEQLVHRVDEMELAVARFQNMHHAKFFGNEGSDRAEGWLKHMEFLFNAVHYDSDRRFTMAVLQLRDRAQRWWEATTNVLQQTGSQITWEVFRAKFLQEYAPPSYYSARESEFHRLVQGNMSVEEYARQLSALLTYVPHVAVSEKEKISKFLEGLDFQIHAMVMAGSPTTYAEAVDKAIGIEAGLRRGKQPQAPQMPSSGSYFSAGTPSFPSQQSYQQKQKQFRPKGKKFKKKYQSSSSSSSSSQSATGGQYPVIYCDRCGGRHPTAQ